Genomic window (Kwoniella botswanensis chromosome 1, complete sequence):
AGATATGATGACTCATTATCGTCCCACTTCATGTTCTGCTAATAACATATTTGGTATACCATTTGAAATGGGGTATACATGTCCGCATCCTCGACAAGTCATGTTACCTTCTTCTACGTGGAGCTGAGAATCACACAGAGTTAATCAGCACAGCGGAATGAACTCAAACACGATATATTATAATTCGAGTCCAAGAATGATGGTAGAATGCTGAGAGAGGAGCTAAaacgacaactcacctccatcaagACATGATGTAAAGCTTTCAACTGATCTTCTGTCCATTGATCAGGCATCTGTTCGGGTAGACTCTCGTCGCCGAGCTGTGACATACAGATACAAGATCAGTATGGTTGTTCGTTGATATCTCTTCGACTCTTCGTCTGCTTCTCAACTTTCTTCCCCTTAATATACATCGTCCCCAAAATCATATAATCAAGATCCAAACATTctatccatcctttcctcctGATCCCCGTACGTCTTAACTTGTCATACCTAGAATGAAACGCAACGTAACGTTCACTCACAGATCTAGCGGTATCTACCAAAGCTGGCCAATCCAGCTTGGGTAAAAACCTCTGTATGAATTCCAAATTCTCAGGTGCAGGTCGGATAACAAGTTCAACTTCGGAGAATGACAGTGGGAAGTTGTCTTTCGTGCAATTTTCTACATTGACGAAATATATCGAGTATCCGTCAGAGTATTATCGACAATGTACagtgatggatatgattGGTAGGGAAGAGTGAAGTGAAGGGACGATCATAGGTATAGATCAGCCATCATTCGTTCCTTCAATGTAATTACCGTTTGACAgtggaggaaagagagatagaATATACTTACTGACATGACATGCTAACATGTTGTGAGTTATTAATCTGACCATTTTGGGTAGTTCCCTTCTTATTCTCTGTTTGATCCTATGTCCggtgatgtgatgatgtgGGGGTAAAATTGCGGTGGATTGCTCAGCGATATACCTAAAGCTACAACATCAACGACAACTTTGCATATCTTAACCCTAATCTTTACTTGACTTTCCAACTTTTTCAGCGAAGACGGGATCAAATGTCACGTATCTCAACTGGTCTGCACGTGGTGAAGGTCATCTGCCGCCACAAACAATCTGTAGTCATTGAACGTATTGAAAACACCGCATAACTCCGAATTAACGAAAAAATCCCTTTGGTCCACCATGGGAATGCAAGCAAGCAACAATAGCCCAAAATCGTCCATTTCATTGTTTTtaactttctttccttctcctcaagCAGTCACCGCTATCTACTCCCTATACAATCCTATCACAGTAGACAAGTCGCTGTTCAACGACACTCCAACAAAACCAACAAAATGGCCGAATACAAGGATGATCTCGAAAAGACCGGTGGTGCCGGTGCCGCCAAGATCCACAAGATCAGAATCACCTTGACCTCAAGGAACGTCAAGCCTTTGGAGAAATGTGAGTGTCTAAGCGATCAGAATCTATAGGAAATGCGGGATATGGGACAGAGATTTATGGAGATATGAACTCGGGAGATATAGAATTATCAAGGAATGGGAAATATTGGGATAATTTGGACAGATGGATGGAGTGAATAATGAAGGCCATCCGCTGATATTCTATTTCATGCGATATAGTCTCCACCGACCTCGTTAACAGAGCCAAGGACAGAGATCTCAAAGTCAAAGGTCCCGTCAGACTTCCCACCAAGGTCTTGAAGCACACTACCAGAAAATCGTACGTTACAATAAATGGTCCGAAATTTACCATACCGATCAACTTGCTGACCTATTCTTTTGCTTCTCTTGATAGCCCTTGTGGTGAAGGTTCCAAGACTTGGGATCGATACGAGATGAGAATCCACAAGAGATTGATCGACTTGAACTCCTCTGCTGACGTTGTCAAGCAAATCGTGAGTTTGTCTATTCAATAACACCCAGTCCCGTTGTATAACGTGCATCATGCTAATGAATATGTTGCTTTGCAATCACAGACCTCCATCTCCCTCGAACCCGGAGTCGAAGTTGAGGTTACCATCGCTGCTTAAGCTTTGTTAGCTCAACCGAGTTTGTAGTGTATGTGCATTTAGGAACAATCTGTCGATAAATGCATACTGCATTCTCTCCCCTAATGTAGACAACCTGATGTTGTTCGTCGCATACATACTGATATTCCTTTTATACTTATACGACGATCTGAGAGGCTAATCTGACTGGATTGTTGATACAATGGATTTCATGGATTGCAAGAGTATAATAGATCAAAACTAATTGAACAACATCTTCGACGAATCGGTATATCGTGTGTGCATCTATGcattatcttcatcatccagtTTTACGACGATATACAATTGTCCATTCTGTTGGCGCTCTATATAAATCCTGATCCATCACAAACTATCTAAACTCCATTTTTCCTCCTAATCCTTGAGCAAATTCAATAACCTATCAACCCTCTCCGCCTCTCTCAGCCCACTAACAATAGCGCCCGCTACCGATCCCCGATGTTCCATCTCAGTATGTTCACCCGCGAAACCCAATCGACCTTTCCAAACCGGTCTGCCCAATTCTTTGAAATCCATCGGACtcctctcatcattctcactgACAATCGTAGGAGTCGTAGTGGCTCCAAGGGAATATTCATCTTTTAACCAATCTGTTAATTCTCCTTCTACAGGTTCACCCACTTGGTCTTTAGGTTGCAATCTTTTGACTAAAAATTCGTGGAATGCTTTGATGACTTTTTCTTTAGGATGTTCCAATAATAACTTTGCTGGAGTTTCCGAAAGGTAGGTAAGTAAGATCGGTTGAGGTGTAGAGAGTGTGCTGGATGTAGAAGCGAAATTGGCTGTTACCAATGATGAACTATTGAATATGTCTTCCAAACGTGATGATTTGTCTAATTGACTTGGGTCGGAAGTAGGTAAGAAAGTGTATGATCCGACTTCAGTTGAATTGGGCCACCAAGCTTTATCGTATTTTACCAACAACTTCTCCAACGTACCTACGTTGGTACCCTTGATTATCGATTGGAGTTTAGGTGATAATTCAGGTTGGAAGAACGATGAAGGTAAAGTCTTCAATACTCCCAACGGTATAGTGGAAATTACATTTTTACCCTCGTATTTCTCACCATTGGAGGTGCTTATTTCTACACCCTTAGAAGTATCTTTTATAGATTGTACTTTTTGATTAAGCTTGATATCGACTTGACCCGATTTCAAGACTTTCTCAACGAATGATTGATACCCACCTTCAGGAGCTGCGTCGGACCCAGCGAACGAAGTTGTACTTTCCCATCCTGACCACTTCAACGATACGTTTTCCAACTTCAATCCCAAGGGAATCTCCAACGTTCGAGCTAAGCCTTCTGCGAGAGATTGGTCGACCGAGGAGGTAGAGTTGGAAGTTGGTTCTGAAGGGTTGGCAGGTGATGTGGAATCGACGGTTTTCGTTGATGGGTCTGAAGAGGATTTGGCCTCCGATTTGAACAggggtgatgaggaggataacAGGGCTGAAGCTAAAGACGCGGTGGAGGGAGgtgagggatgaggaagctTGAAAGATTCTTGAgcggaagagagagatgagcGTAAAGAGGCTGcttgtgatgatgagagtggacCTACACGAACATCGATATATCAGCCTGCTTCTTTATATACCTCGAGGACGTTGTCTACCGAAGATAGGCGACTCACCGTTAGGCCCATATACCAACCCTTCAGCAGGCTGGGGTAAGATCGCTTCTATCCCCAAATTCTTAGCCAATCCTTTAGCGGGATTACCTTCTTTGTAGCCATGTATCCAGCTACATCCCAGATCGATTGTATTCTTATCGTTATCGCTCCATGTTCTAGCTCTTCCACCTATCCTATCTCTAGCTTCCAGTACCAACACCGAATGACCctttgaggtgagttcctTGGCTGCGATGGCTCCTGACCATCCTGCcccgatgatgatggtgtcgTATGCTTTGTTTGACATACTGCGTGTATTGATATATCTGCTCAGGAATGATAAAGAATGGGGTTTTAGCATTCTTCTGGTGCAAATGGAAAGAAGACGGTGTATATACATGGGAGATATCAGTACTCGAGTATGAGGTGATAGAGAGAGAGGGTGGAGGAATAACCCCCATGTACCGGACCGGTTCTCGGCGTGATAACGGTGAAGAGGGTGCCACACTCGGTGAAtgggaagtgagtgatgtaTCTCCGGATTAGCATGGTTCATACCTATTATGTGTGACCCTGAGTTTACGCTTTACTCATGCTCGGCAacatccatcctcttcccccCTCATCGTCGTTGTACTCACCAGTCCACCCTACCTCATACCCCACACAGCCATTTGTAGACAGACACTCCCTAAGTGTTGATCATGCTCACCACTTCGACGACAGAGTGACCATCAGCAACAGGCACAAAGCAAGTCCTCCAAGAAGTCATAGCACTTTTCTCTCGCCACTGCTCGTTGCACTGAACGACTATCAGCTGTTTTTACCCTTAAAACGAACCCCGGATAGTCGCGACAATTCCAACCTTTTTTCGGATTTGGTATTTCGATTTCGTCACAACAAACATTACGAGCAGTATTACGACCGGTCATTATCACAAGTCAGCCTGCACTCAGCATTGCATACTACATCCACACACCATCGAATATAGATCATAGGTCCGAATAGCTAGTGGATAGCGAATACAGACAGGTCGATATATCTGCAAAGGCAACACGCGAGTTCGTGAcgtttgttgttgttataTTCCTACAAACCTCCACTCCCGGCGTATCCATCAACCGTTATCAACAATAATAACAATAATCATCAAAAGACAGAGGAGATCAAGGCTAGGATCGTATCAACCGACATCAAGGGAGGAGTAAGCAAAGCATATACACTCCTCCCCTTGTCGATCTTCTTTTCCCCCCACCCCTCCCCACTCACACGATCAGTAGGACGTCAACGTCAAGATGACGGTCACTCAGAGGAGAGTCAGGACTGATGCTCAGTCGGATGAGAGGCCAGGTGAGCTGCGTCTTGGATCGTaatcgatgatgattagCTAACATGAATGGTCAGTAACGGAGCCAGGTATCAAATATACTTGTGATTTCTGTGAGTTACCCTTCTCACAAGCTCATCGCCAAGCTCGATTCTTCCCGCTTTTCTTTGTCGCTTTTCTTCTCATGACCACTCGCTAATATGTACAATACCTTTAGGCCACGtcgatatcactcacacGGTCCGTATAAAATGTGCGATGAAAGAATGTGAGGAAGTAGACCTATGTCCCAGTTGTTTTTGCGAGGGCAAAGAAGGTCTGCGGCACAAGGCATGGCATGATTACAAAGTGGTGGTGAGTAAATCTTCCTTCTGCCCTCTGCTGTCTCATCTGCGAGGGATGCTAATTCGGACAAACTTCGATAGGAACAACACTCTCAACCTATATTCACCCCTGATTGGGGAGCGGACGAAGAGCTCTTGCTGGTATCCGGACTGATATCGAACGGGCTGGGAAATTGGTTGGAAGTTGCTCAGCATGTAGGGACGAGGACAAAAGAGGAATGTGAGAAACATTATCTGGAAGTGTATCTCGGTGTGGggatggatgggaaggatctgaaagaggaagaaggagaagtcaaaagtgagatggaagttgatggggatggggatggagatgaaagcaGGAAAAGGCGGAGACCCTTCATGCCTGTAAGTGTTTATGAGTATGCTGGGAAAGTAATGGGTGATAATAATTCCGCTTGATCAGCCAATGGACAAATCTTTCGACGTTGATCCCGATGAGTTCCAAGCTAGGAAGAAAGCTAGGATAGAGGAGATGCGTAAACCTCATGGTGAGTCCATATTACCttcgtactcaccttgaatcGTGAAGTTGACAATTCGACCCTGGGGACAGCACTACCACCACCCAACGCAGCACCGTTGGTATCCGCCCCAACAAATCACGAAGTAGCTGGATTCATGCCTGGACGTCTGGAATTTGAGCACGAAGTGGAGaacgaagctgagatggCTGTTAAGGATATGGAGTTTGGCTTGGTATACAAATACGGTGGTGATGCCCAACCAGAAGCTAAAGTTACTGgaccacctgaagaagaaggggaagaagacgaagaagacgatgaggaagaaaagagagacAAACAGAAAAcagaggatgacgaaggagATGTAAAGGTGAAACCTGATCCTGATTCTGAAGATCAACCTGCTGCCGGACCATCGACGTCTTCGCCGTctaaaggtaaaggaaaagccAAGGGACCGCCTTTACCTGAGAttgaagacgaagatgagcTAGAGGTGAAATTGGCAATGCTGGATATATACTTTTCGAAGTTGGATAAGAGGATGGATGCGAAGGAAGTCTTGTTCGATAGGGGTCTGACGGAGcacaagaaggtgagtgttgGGCCAGCAAGCAATCAGGATACGAGAGATCACGGTATTGGATTGGACATGCTTGCTGATAGTCACTCATTGCAGATCCAAGCAGCTGAGCGTAAACGaccgaaagaagagagagagtTGATACAGCGATACAAAGTTTTTGCGAAATTTCAGACGGCTCAGGACTTTGAAGTGCTCATTGAAGGTCTTATATGTGAGTTGTCCAAGAACCTCAATGTTCCGATATATCAACTGACAAGACAATGTGCAGATGAACAAAATCTCAGAAAGAGAATAACAGAACTGCAGGAGTATCGACGTATGGGTATTACGACCaatgctgaagctgaggctTATGATAATGCCAAAGCTGCTAGGGTGAGCCAGTCGTTCAATGCAATTGTGGACCAGCTGACACGCAATCTCACTTTCTACAGGCCGGATACAGACCACTCGTACAGCGCGATCGACCCGAGGTGACTGTTTCAGGAGCACGTATAAATGCGGGACAACATCGTTTCCTACATGGTGGGATGGGTACACCTCCTCCTGGATTAGATCCTAAGAGCAGGGAACCTACGCCAAGAGCTTTACCCATGAGTGTAGGAAGGAAACCTCGTGAGTCCATAAT
Coding sequences:
- a CDS encoding 40S ribosomal protein S20 — protein: MAEYKDDLEKTGGAGAAKIHKIRITLTSRNVKPLEKFSTDLVNRAKDRDLKVKGPVRLPTKVLKHTTRKSPCGEGSKTWDRYEMRIHKRLIDLNSSADVVKQITSISLEPGVEVEVTIAA